A stretch of the Lactuca sativa cultivar Salinas chromosome 9, Lsat_Salinas_v11, whole genome shotgun sequence genome encodes the following:
- the LOC111883671 gene encoding uncharacterized protein LOC111883671, protein MGGVTGDVNGSLVIFGDIIWVKLHEDSWWPAQVVDENSVTSGNKPSNKGSSSDVLVRLYGSYIFKYVDVHRSHAEFKKILEENNFNHDDIMKKSLEKDLPSLNGSSKKRQRSKSKVKEASQKRSSKKDTSDKPQSKVVSSKKQKQEKPKTATPDRIHNGIDTSASTPNIGNLSGRRMKVMQSLGLVAPLGSPFPRNRVISPSPSPNPTLLS, encoded by the exons ATGGGAGGTGTAACAGGCGATGTCAATGGAAGTCTGGTTATCTTTGGGGATATAATATGGGTTAAGCTCCATGAAGATTCATGGTGGCCTGCACAG GTTGTTGATGAGAATTCGGTAACTTCAGGAAACAAACCTAGCAATAAAGGATCAAGCAGTGATGTTCTTGTTCGGTTATATGGAAGttatatatt CAAGTATGTAGATGTTCATAGATCTCATGCTGAGTTTAAAAAG ATCCTAGAAGAAAACAATTTCAATCATGATGATATTATGAAGAAATCTCTAGAGAAG GATCTTCCTAGCTTAAATGGAAGCTCAAAGAAGCGACAAAGGTCTAAATCCAAAG TAAAAGAGGCTTCTCAAAAAAGATCATCAAAAAAGGACACATCAGATAAACCAcag TCAAAGGTGGTTTCAAGCAAAAAGCAAAAACAAGAAAAACCAAAAACTGCAACTCCAGACAGGATACACAACGGGATTGACACATCAGCATCTACTCCAAACATT GGAAATTTGAGCGGACGTCGAATGAAGGTGATGCAGAGTCTTGGTTTAGTAGCGCCTTTGGGGTCACCATTTCCTCGTAATCGAGTCATTTCACCTTCACCTTCACCTAACCCAACTCTGTTGAGTTGA